One region of bacterium genomic DNA includes:
- the dapF gene encoding diaminopimelate epimerase — MKFFKMSGSGNDFVIIDNRKNIIEDRKSTAIKLCHRKFGVGADGLMLVEDSQQADFRMRIFNSDGSEAEMCGNGLRCIVRFVSENIYQKDALMVETEAGLLEGFVEQEQNIRVQLNVSGEAKLNIDIPIENVILKGHFINTGVPHTVIVTDDIENIELEKFGPLVRYHKLFAPGGTNVNWIQVIDKQQLKIRTYERGVEAETLSCGTGSVAGALISNLLNKTVSPTSIIARSGEILKISFDEEHKKIYLSGKTQLSFKGEWIGV, encoded by the coding sequence ATGAAATTCTTTAAAATGTCTGGTTCAGGTAATGATTTTGTAATTATAGATAATAGAAAAAATATAATTGAGGATAGAAAATCTACTGCTATCAAACTTTGTCATAGAAAATTTGGCGTTGGAGCTGATGGTCTTATGTTGGTTGAAGATTCACAGCAAGCAGATTTTCGTATGAGGATTTTTAATTCAGATGGTAGTGAAGCAGAAATGTGTGGAAATGGGTTAAGATGTATTGTAAGGTTTGTTTCTGAGAATATATATCAGAAAGATGCTCTGATGGTAGAAACAGAAGCGGGTCTTCTTGAAGGTTTTGTTGAGCAAGAACAGAATATAAGAGTTCAACTTAATGTCTCAGGTGAAGCCAAACTAAATATTGATATACCGATTGAAAATGTTATCTTGAAAGGACATTTTATAAATACAGGTGTCCCACATACTGTTATAGTAACAGACGATATTGAAAATATAGAATTAGAAAAGTTTGGACCTCTTGTTAGATACCATAAACTTTTTGCGCCCGGAGGTACTAACGTTAATTGGATTCAAGTGATTGATAAACAACAACTAAAAATACGTACTTATGAAAGAGGTGTAGAAGCTGAAACACTTTCTTGTGGTACTGGAAGTGTGGCTGGAGCTTTAATAAGTAATTTGTTGAATAAAACAGTTTCTCCTACAAGTATTATTGCTCGTTCTGGCGAGATTTTGAAAATATCTTTCGATGAAGAACATAAAAAAATATATCTTTCAGGGAAAACCCAACTTTCTTTTAAAGGAGAATGGATAGGGGTTTAA